One segment of Longimicrobiaceae bacterium DNA contains the following:
- the ligD gene encoding non-homologous end-joining DNA ligase, producing MSIPRSPAKKARPKKPAAVVRAADATPDIIPAGRASCDVRVSGRTVSLTNLKKPFWPELGITKGDLLRYYVAVAPALLPHLKDRAMVMKRYPNGAAGKFFFMKRAPDPRPSWIRTCAIEHESGSVIDFPMVQDLPSLLWLVNLGCIDLNPWYSRCDDTNRPDYLHFDLDPVPGADFARVREVALLVRDALAKLGMKTYPKTTGSKGIHVYVPIVRGPTQKRVWAFAKEFARVMEAMHPGIITAEYRIARRPAGRVLVDYNQNAWGRTLAYAYSIRPRPGATASAPVTWDEVEAGVEMDDFRIDNLPARVARVGDLWRPLLQKRGRFDLEKML from the coding sequence ATGAGCATCCCCCGATCTCCCGCCAAGAAGGCGCGCCCGAAGAAGCCCGCCGCCGTCGTCCGCGCGGCAGACGCGACGCCGGACATCATCCCCGCGGGCCGGGCGAGCTGCGACGTGCGCGTGTCCGGCCGCACGGTCTCGCTGACGAACCTGAAGAAGCCGTTCTGGCCCGAGCTGGGCATCACCAAGGGCGACCTGCTGCGCTACTACGTGGCCGTCGCGCCCGCGCTGCTGCCGCACCTGAAGGACCGCGCGATGGTGATGAAGCGCTATCCCAATGGCGCCGCGGGCAAGTTCTTCTTCATGAAGCGCGCGCCGGACCCGCGCCCATCGTGGATCCGGACGTGCGCCATCGAGCACGAGTCCGGCAGCGTCATCGACTTCCCCATGGTGCAGGACCTGCCGTCGCTGCTGTGGCTGGTCAACCTGGGGTGCATCGACCTGAACCCATGGTACTCCCGCTGCGACGACACGAACCGGCCGGACTACCTGCACTTCGACCTGGACCCCGTTCCCGGCGCGGACTTCGCGCGCGTGCGCGAGGTGGCGCTGCTGGTCCGCGACGCGCTCGCCAAGCTGGGGATGAAGACGTACCCCAAGACCACCGGGTCGAAGGGCATCCACGTGTACGTGCCCATCGTCCGCGGCCCCACGCAGAAGCGCGTGTGGGCGTTCGCGAAGGAGTTCGCGCGGGTGATGGAGGCGATGCACCCCGGCATCATCACCGCCGAGTACCGCATCGCCAGGCGGCCGGCGGGGCGCGTGCTGGTGGACTACAACCAGAACGCCTGGGGCCGCACGCTGGCCTACGCGTACTCCATCCGCCCGCGGCCCGGCGCCACCGCGTCCGCCCCGGTGACGTGGGACGAGGTGGAGGCGGGCGTGGAGATGGACGACTTTCGCATCGACAACCTGCCGGCGCGCGTGGCGCGGGTGGGCGACCTGTGGCGCCCGCTGCTGCAGAAGCGCGGGCGCTTCGACCTGGAGAAGATGCTGTGA
- a CDS encoding ATP-dependent DNA ligase encodes MKLPLPLDLAAMEADSVPEIPAGPEWRYEPKWDGFRCLAFRDGDEVDIRSKAGKPLARYFPDVVAALLALKAKRFVLDGEIVVPVDGGLSFEELLLRVHPAASRVKKLADAHPATLIVFDLLLDTHGNPLVELPLAERREKLEAFAAKFFPDDERIRLSPSTKSLEEARGWLSAGGKGLDGVMAKRADAPYASGERTAMQKIKNVRTAECVVGGFRYASKGGIVGSLLLGLYDDAGLLNHVGFCSSIKAAERKELTPKLEKLVEPPGFTGNAPGGPSRWSTERSAQWEPLRPELVAEVQYDHFSGGRFRHGVRFVRWRPDKDPRQCRMDQVAKESRSSLRLIG; translated from the coding sequence GTGAAGCTGCCGCTGCCGCTGGACCTGGCCGCCATGGAGGCGGATTCGGTGCCGGAGATCCCGGCGGGCCCGGAGTGGCGCTACGAGCCGAAGTGGGATGGCTTCCGCTGCCTCGCCTTCCGCGACGGAGATGAGGTGGACATCCGGTCCAAGGCCGGCAAGCCGCTCGCCCGCTACTTCCCCGACGTGGTCGCGGCGCTGCTCGCGCTCAAGGCGAAGCGCTTCGTGCTGGACGGCGAGATCGTCGTCCCGGTAGATGGAGGGCTCAGCTTCGAGGAGCTGCTGCTGCGCGTGCACCCCGCCGCCAGCCGCGTGAAGAAGCTGGCGGACGCGCACCCCGCCACCCTCATCGTCTTCGACCTTCTCCTCGACACCCACGGCAACCCGCTGGTGGAGCTTCCGCTCGCCGAACGGCGGGAGAAGCTAGAGGCGTTCGCCGCCAAGTTCTTCCCCGACGACGAGCGCATCCGCCTCTCGCCGTCCACCAAAAGCCTGGAGGAGGCGCGGGGCTGGCTCTCCGCCGGCGGGAAGGGACTGGACGGGGTGATGGCCAAGCGCGCGGACGCGCCGTACGCCTCGGGCGAGCGCACGGCGATGCAGAAGATCAAGAACGTGCGGACGGCCGAGTGCGTGGTGGGCGGCTTTCGCTACGCGAGCAAGGGCGGGATCGTGGGCTCGCTGCTGCTGGGGCTGTACGACGACGCGGGGCTGCTGAACCACGTGGGCTTCTGCTCGTCCATCAAGGCCGCCGAGCGGAAGGAGCTGACGCCGAAGCTGGAGAAGCTGGTGGAGCCACCCGGCTTCACCGGCAACGCGCCGGGCGGCCCCAGCCGCTGGAGCACCGAGCGCTCGGCCCAGTGGGAGCCGCTGCGCCCGGAACTGGTGGCCGAGGTGCAGTACGACCACTTCAGCGGAGGCCGCTTCCGCCACGGCGTGCGGTTCGTCCGCTGGCGGCCCGACAAGGACCCCCGCCAGTGCCGCATGGACCAGGTCGCGAAGGAGAGCCGCTCCTCGCTGCGCCTCATCGGGTGA